From a single Pseudomonas cremoricolorata genomic region:
- a CDS encoding DUF1127 domain-containing protein produces the protein MPLRALSTLMLWQRRLSSRRQLARLDSRLLADAGISESQRYEELGKPFWR, from the coding sequence ATGCCGCTGCGCGCACTGTCTACCCTGATGCTGTGGCAACGTCGCCTGTCCAGCCGTCGTCAGCTGGCGCGCCTCGACAGCCGCCTTCTCGCCGACGCTGGTATCAGCGAGTCGCAACGCTACGAAGAGCTGGGCAAGCCGTTCTGGCGCTAA
- a CDS encoding DUF2388 domain-containing protein, with amino-acid sequence MRYLLPLSLLLAATAAHGFDTSTQGVVIGSYGTTQLTTAPFDRKLIIDARDDAAAFVASGGRIRGARLQAALMALRQAHPAQSADDLELAQAILVQ; translated from the coding sequence ATGCGTTATCTGCTCCCGCTGTCACTGCTGCTTGCCGCCACGGCTGCCCATGGCTTCGATACCAGCACCCAGGGTGTGGTCATCGGCAGCTACGGCACCACTCAACTGACCACCGCTCCGTTCGATCGCAAACTGATCATCGACGCCCGCGACGACGCGGCTGCGTTCGTCGCCAGCGGGGGTCGGATTCGCGGCGCACGGCTGCAGGCGGCGCTAATGGCACTGCGCCAGGCGCACCCTGCACAATCTGCCGATGACCTTGAACTGGCGCAGGCAATTCTCGTCCAATGA
- a CDS encoding acetyl-CoA hydrolase/transferase family protein — MYRDRIRLSSLHSKVMSAADAAGLIEDGMTVGMSGFTRAGEAKAVPHALAERARQTPLKISLMTGASLGNDLDKQLTEAGVLARRMPFQVDSTLRKAINDGKVMFIDQHLSETVEQLRNKQLTLPDVAVIEAVAITEQGHIVPTTSVGNSASFAIFAKRVIVEINLSHNPNLEGLHDIYIPTYRPTRTPIPLVKVDDRIGSTAIPIDPAKIVGIVISEQPDSPSTVLPPDSETQGIADHLIAFFKKEVQAGRMTNKLGPLQAGIGSIANAVMCGLIDSPFEDLTMYSEVLQDSTFDLIDAGKLSFASGSSITLSSRRNADVFGNLERYKDKLVLRPQEISNHPEVVRRLGIIGINTALEFDLYGNVNSTHVCGTRMMNGIGGSGDFARNAHLAVFVTKSIAKGGAISSVVPMVSHVDHTEHDVDILVTEQGLADLRGLAPRERARAIIDNCVHPDYRAALNDYFTRACERGGHTPHILREALSWHENLEEGGRMLAV; from the coding sequence ATGTACCGTGATCGTATTCGCTTGTCCTCCCTGCACAGCAAGGTAATGAGTGCAGCAGACGCCGCTGGCCTGATTGAAGACGGCATGACCGTCGGCATGAGCGGTTTCACCCGCGCCGGTGAAGCCAAGGCCGTTCCCCACGCGCTGGCCGAGCGCGCCCGCCAGACGCCGCTGAAGATCAGCCTGATGACCGGCGCCAGCCTGGGCAACGACCTCGACAAGCAGCTCACCGAAGCCGGTGTGCTGGCCCGTCGCATGCCGTTCCAGGTGGACAGCACGCTGCGCAAGGCCATCAACGACGGCAAGGTGATGTTCATCGACCAGCACCTGTCGGAAACCGTCGAGCAGTTGCGCAACAAGCAGCTGACTCTTCCGGACGTTGCGGTCATCGAAGCGGTGGCGATCACCGAGCAGGGCCATATCGTGCCGACCACTTCGGTGGGCAATTCGGCCAGCTTCGCGATTTTCGCCAAGCGCGTGATCGTCGAGATCAACCTGTCGCACAACCCAAACCTGGAAGGCTTGCACGACATCTACATTCCCACCTACCGGCCCACGCGTACGCCGATTCCGCTGGTGAAGGTCGACGACCGCATCGGTAGCACGGCGATTCCGATCGATCCTGCGAAGATCGTCGGCATCGTCATCAGCGAGCAGCCTGATTCACCGTCGACCGTACTGCCGCCAGACAGTGAAACCCAGGGCATCGCCGATCACCTCATCGCCTTCTTCAAGAAAGAAGTGCAGGCCGGACGCATGACCAACAAGCTCGGCCCGCTGCAGGCCGGCATTGGCAGCATCGCCAACGCGGTGATGTGCGGGCTGATCGACTCGCCATTCGAAGACCTGACCATGTACTCGGAAGTGTTGCAGGACTCGACCTTCGATCTGATCGACGCCGGCAAGCTGAGTTTCGCCTCGGGCAGTTCGATCACCTTGTCGAGCCGGCGCAACGCCGACGTCTTCGGCAACCTGGAGCGCTACAAGGACAAACTGGTACTGCGCCCCCAGGAAATCTCCAACCACCCCGAGGTGGTACGTCGCCTGGGGATCATCGGCATCAACACGGCGCTGGAATTCGACCTCTACGGCAACGTCAATTCCACCCATGTGTGCGGCACGCGCATGATGAACGGTATCGGCGGCTCGGGTGATTTCGCCCGCAACGCTCACCTGGCGGTGTTCGTGACCAAGTCGATTGCCAAGGGAGGCGCGATTTCCAGCGTGGTGCCGATGGTCAGCCACGTCGATCATACCGAGCACGATGTCGACATCCTGGTGACCGAACAAGGCCTTGCCGACTTGCGCGGCCTGGCACCGCGCGAACGTGCCCGCGCGATCATCGACAACTGTGTTCACCCAGACTACCGCGCCGCCCTCAACGACTACTTCACGCGCGCCTGCGAACGTGGCGGGCACACACCCCATATTCTGCGCGAGGCGCTGAGCTGGCACGAGAACCTCGAAGAAGGCGGCCGTATGCTGGCGGTCTGA
- a CDS encoding DUF2388 domain-containing protein, producing the protein MRKPLIAATLGLFLLADLAQAQTLVATSNIIVRAFGRSIDFTSDTTTSIRDSKVVREAHDDAASFVASDGDIRGAQLEAAFTTLRERLPEARGASDQVLAEAILAL; encoded by the coding sequence ATGCGTAAACCGCTGATTGCCGCCACCCTGGGCCTGTTCCTGCTGGCCGACCTGGCCCAGGCACAAACGCTGGTGGCCACCAGCAACATCATCGTCCGCGCCTTTGGCCGCTCGATCGACTTCACCTCCGACACCACTACCTCGATCCGCGACTCGAAAGTGGTGCGCGAAGCCCATGACGATGCCGCAAGCTTCGTGGCCAGCGATGGCGACATTCGTGGCGCGCAGCTCGAAGCCGCCTTCACCACCCTGCGCGAGCGCCTGCCAGAAGCGCGTGGCGCCAGCGACCAAGTGCTGGCCGAAGCCATTCTGGCGCTGTGA
- a CDS encoding DUF2388 domain-containing protein: protein MSRKPLFAAALLLSLAGTASASSFIVTTDAVVDGIAASTNATSDASSSLRDNKIVQAARDDAASFVGSQGEIRGAKLESAFSYIRQQAPQLQASDTQLAQAILAL, encoded by the coding sequence ATGTCACGTAAACCCCTGTTCGCTGCGGCTCTGTTGTTGAGCCTGGCAGGCACCGCCAGCGCCTCGAGCTTCATCGTCACCACAGACGCAGTGGTCGATGGTATCGCCGCCTCCACCAATGCCACTTCCGACGCCTCCTCGTCCCTGCGCGACAACAAGATCGTTCAGGCAGCCCGTGACGATGCTGCCAGCTTCGTCGGCAGCCAGGGCGAGATTCGCGGCGCGAAACTGGAAAGCGCCTTCAGCTACATTCGCCAGCAAGCACCGCAGTTGCAGGCCAGCGATACGCAACTGGCCCAGGCCATCCTCGCGCTCTGA